From a region of the Lactuca sativa cultivar Salinas chromosome 4, Lsat_Salinas_v11, whole genome shotgun sequence genome:
- the LOC111909775 gene encoding thioredoxin H2 — MGAQISTKQRSDDGKVISVHSLDNWNTQFQSSRTSNKLMVIDFSAAWCGPCKFIEPAVHDLAVEFSDVEFIKIDVDELPDVAKDFEVQAMPTFVLVKKGKERERIVGVKKDELQRMIEKHRF, encoded by the exons ATGGGAGCTCAGATTTCCACAAAACAAAGATCAGACGATGGAAAAGTAATTTCGGTTCATTCTTTAGATAACTGGAACACACAATTTCAAAGCTCTAGAACATCCAACAAACTG ATGGTGATTGATTTCTCAGCAGCCTGGTGTGGTCCTTGTAAGTTTATCGAACCTGCTGTTCATGATTTAGCAGTTGAGTTTTCAGACGTGGAGTTTATCAAGATCGATGTCGATGAGTTACCT GATGTCGCTAAGGATTTTGAAGTACAGGCGATGCCTACGTTTGTATTGGTGAAGAAAGGGAAAGAACGTGAAAGGATTGTTGGGGTTAAGAAAGATGAACTTCAGAGGATGATTGAGAAACACAGGTTTTGA
- the LOC111909774 gene encoding uncharacterized protein LOC111909774 — MGVDYYNILKVNRTVSDEDLKKAYKKLAMKWHPDKNIASTDDKVAESKFKQISEAYYVLSDPKKRQIYDSYGEEGLKSGQFDESSPTYRGTTKPTSRFRFDPRDADEIFAEFFYGSDAGGGGGGKKKGNPAGVLKNSNQKSVRKAETVENKLSCSLEELYKGSKRKMQISRIVLDDSGKPGTLEEILPIHIKPGWKKGTKITFPEKGNQEPGAAPGDLIFVVDEKPHDVFKRDGNDLVFTKRITLLEALTGRTIKVVTLDGRQLMIPLTEVIKPGHEEVIQNEGMPISKEPGKKGNLRIKIDIKFPSRLTGDQKSDLKRVLGGGGGSRVDD, encoded by the exons ATGGGTGTCGATTACTACAACATACTCAAAGTCAATCGCACAGTTAgcgatgaagatttgaagaaagcGTACAAGAAATTGGCCATGAAATGGCATCCTGACAAGAACATTGCTTCCACTGATGATAAAGTCGCTGAATCCAAGTTTAAGCAGATATCTGAGGCGTATTATGTCCTCAGCGACCCCAAAAAGCGTCAGATCTATGATTCATACGGGGAGGAAGGTCTCAAATCGGGCCAATTTGATGAATCGTCTCCTACTTATAGAGGCACAACCAAACCCACCTCGAGATTTAGGTTTGATCCGCGTGATGCAGATGAGATTTTCGCTGAATTTTTCTACGGATCTGATGCTGGCGGCGGCGGCGGTGGGAAGAAGAAGGGGAATCCAGCTGGAGTGTTGAAGAATTCTAATCAAAAGAGTGTGAGGAAAGCGGAGACGGTGGAGAATAAACTTAGTTGTAGTTTGGAGGAGCTTTATAAAGGTTCCAAACGTAAAATGCAGATTTCGAGAATTGTTCTTGATGATTCCGG CAAACCAGGGACTCTCGAAGAGATATTGCCGATACACATCAAACCAGGCTGGAAAAAAGGAACGAAGATCACATTCCCGGAAAAGGGCAACCAAGAACCCGGAGCTGCTCCCGGAGATCTTATCTTCGTTGTAGACGAGAAGCCTCATGACGTTTTCAAACGAGATGGAAACGATCTCGTCTTCACCAAACGAATCACACTCTTGGAAGCTCTCACCGGAAGAACAATCAAGGTGGTGACGTTGGACGGCAGACAGCTCATGATTCCGTTGACCGAAGTGATCAAACCAGGCCACGAGGAAGTGATTCAGAACGAAGGAATGCCAATTTCTAAAGAACCTGGTAAGAAAGGGAACCTGAGGATCAAGATCGATATCAAATTCCCTTCAAGGCTCACCGGAGACCAGAAATCAGATCTGAAAAGGGTGTTGGGTGGTGGCGGAGGAAGCAGAGTTGATGACTAA